The genomic DNA GAGTACACAGAGCAAAATCTCAGAAACGAACGTTTATGAGATAATGGTTATTGGATAACGGGCAGATCACTTCCACGAGTATCTTTTGAATTTTAGTTTCATAACAGAATTTAGCCCCAAACTATGGAAATACTATACCTAACATACATAACAAAACAAACATTCATAATGGTTAGGGGTGTAGTTGGTGAAAGTACACGCTCGTATGGTAATTGAAGCAGAACCAGAAGTGAAACAGATGGCGAATCAAATTAAATACATTACAGGTAAATCCATTAAGGAAATCGTGGAGACATTAATTCGACAAGAATATCATCGTATTAACCGTGAAGGGTAAAAAATGAAATATACATATCAAGACTTATTGGATGCTAGAGAGAAACTTAGTGAAATAACCTATACTTTCTGGCTAGAACATGACCTATTTACGTGGCGTTGGTGGTTCTTATTGGCTATGTTAATAATTCCGTGGTTAATTTGGTGGCGGTTTTGGGATAAGGCAAGATTTAAAACCATTGCTATTGCTGGTCTTATAGCTATGACCTTAGCTGTATTTTTTGATGATCTTGGAGTTAATACAATGTCGTGGTCTTATCCATATCAATTAGTTCGAGTAGCAGGGAGATTAAATGTAATTGATGTAACGGTAATTCCTATTATGTTTATGATTCTTTATCAATATTTTTCAAAATGGAAAGGATATTTCATTGCCTTGTTAGTTGCAGGTGCATTTGGAGGATATGTTGGTGAACCGTTTTTGAAATGGCTAGATTTATATCACAAACTAGATTGGACAAAATGGCAGTCAGCATTGAGCTACATAGGAATTGGAATTATGGTAAAAGGGATTACAGATTGGCTAATTAAGCAAGAAAAGCATACTTAGGGAAATTGCATCCATTTGTTTATTTAAGTAACGGAGATCGATAGCGAAATAAACGAACAAAAGACGGTTCTTCTTTACTAAGCGTAAAAGAATCGTCTTTTTGGTTTACAAAATATGTCTTAGCGTATGTTTTCCGCGTTTTGTTGGTACTACCCCTTCTATGACAAAAAGGGGGTGGAGCAACCCCTATTTAGTAAGGGCTGCTCCATCTGGAATCTGACGTGGACCATATAATTTTTCTCGCTTATCCTTTATTGCTAGGAGCTCTTGGTATCTTTCATCTGAAACATAAATTGAGTCTGGCCATATTGTAGGGTTATTGTGTAGTGCTAGAGTTAGAACCTGACAATTGTAAGGTGAATCAATTGGATAAACCGCAACTATTTCTGTATCATACCCTTCGCCATCTGGGAAAACCTTAACGTACACATCCAAAGAGTAATCTTCTGGATCGCTCTCTAGGAAGTAAGTGAATTTAATCATTGTTGACATTGTCTCCACTCCCTTCTTCAAATCCAAAGAGGTCTTCTAAGCTAATGCTGAGTGTTCTTGCCAAGCCTACAGCAATATCCCTTTCCAGTAAGGCCCCGCCTCGAACCATGGTTTGGAGGTAGGAGCGGATCCTTCTATCATGTCCTTGGATATAGGATTTTCCTTCGTTTACCGTTTCCTCACATCCGCAACGACACTTGTCATCTGAAGCCTCAATGGAATTGGCCACATATTGCATACGATGTGCAATTTCCCTTAAAACGGAAGCCTCACTGACTAATGCCTTTCCTCCAACTTTTACTTCTTCTAAAATTCCGTGTTTGTACTTGACTAGCTCATTTACAGCTTGGCTACTAATCCCTAGGCGACGAGCGACAACTGACTTCGAAATTGGCATAATGTAAGCCTCCTAATTTATTGGTTGTTGGTAAGTTTATCCGTGCTGTTAACTTGAGTATAATTTATAATTTAAACTTTTTCAACTTAAACTTTTCTACAATTGGAATTTTATAAATTGTAAAATTGTAAATGGTAGTTTAAAATTTTAATTGAATATTCCGAATGATCCAGAAAGGATTTTTGAGTCATTCACTTTTCGTCTTAAACCCATGATATATCTGGGGTTGCTAATTATAAAAGATAAAACAGTATTTTTCCTGGGCAACTAATGAACCTCATGTTAAAATAGAACAATAATGTGAGTCATTCGAAGTGGGTGAAGACATATGGAGCTGGTTGAACCGATTAGGGATCGGAAGAAAATTCAGTCGATGAAAACCTATTTAAAGGGAAAGAACATTAGAGATTACGCTCTGTTTGTTCTTGGCATTAATGTTGGACTACGAATTGGGGATTTGCTCAGTTTGAAGGTGGGTGATGTCGTTGACGCGAATGGCAAGGTGCATGATCGAATTCGTCTCAGGGAGCAAAAGACCGAAAAGCTAAGAATATTTGTAATTGGAGAATCTGGATGTAAGGCTATAAAAGATTATATCGATTACAGGAAAGGATGCTGCCTTGATGAGCCGTTGTTTCCTTCTAGAAAAGGTACAGGCCCTATTCAGAGAGGACAAGCTCGTAAAATACTTAGCTCAGCTGCAAAAGCAGTTGGAATTATGGATCCCATCGGAACACATTCTCTTCGTAAAACGTTTGGGTATTGGGCATACAAGTCCGGACAGGATATTGTTAGATTGCAAGCGCTGTTTAATCACGTCTCCCCAAAAGTTACCCTAGCCTATATAGGTATTACTCAAGAGGAAATTGAAGAAGTCTATTTGAGTGTTAATCTGTAGGTAGGGGGAGACAAATGGACGGATTTAGAAGAGCGGTAGATGACCTCATTTTTTCATGGTCTAAGGTCAATGAAGAATGGGATGAGTTGGATGAGGATATGAAGAAGTTTGTTATTGAAAATTATCCATTTAACGATGACCTCCGTGAAGTGCTCCATAAATTATTTGATTGGAGAGGGAGTTTTTAAATTTAGTTAGTTAAAGGGAGGGGGAGACTATTATGACTACTAACAACTTGACTGAATTTGCCAGATTAAGAGAAAGATCGGGTCTCTCTATAGATCAAACAGCTCACTTTTTAGGTAAAACTGTTCAGACCATCCGTCGTTGGGAAAGAGGATCATCAAATCCCACTGCAAAAACAATGGAGCATATGAGCATTATTGCAGATGTTCAAAGCGGAGAAGATGTTAGAGGAATAAATGCTTTTAGGTTTATCGATTTGTTTGCGGGCATTGGGGGAGTAAGAAAGGGTTTTGAGTCAATTGGAGGTCAATGTGTTTTTACATCTGAGTGGGATGATGCCTGTAGGAAGACTTATGAGGCTAACTTTGCGTGTGATCACACTATTTCTGGTGATATACGAGACGTTGATTTAGATAATGTACCTACATACGATGTTTTATTAGGAGGCTTCCCGTGCCAACCTTTTTCAATTGCAGGTGTATCTAAAAAAAATTCACTTGGAGTTGAACATGGATTTCGATGTGATACCCAAGGAACATTATTCTTTGATGTAGCTCAAATGATTGATTACCATAGACCGGCTGCTTTCTTACTAGAGAATGTAAAGAATTTAGTCAGTCACGATAAAGGCCGTACGTTTGAGGTAATTATGAGGACCTTAAAAGAAGAATTAGGATATCATGTAGATTTTAAGGTTATTGATGCAAAAGGTTGGGTACCTCAACATCGAGAAAGAATTTTTATTGTAGGATTTAGGGAAGATGTTGGATTTTCTTTTGATAATCTGGCTATTAATAGTCCGACTGAAGGTCCTAGATTACACAGTATTCTACATCCAGAAGATGGCTCCGAGGTAGAAGAGGTTCCTTATACAATTGGAGCAAATGCAGAGGTAGCTGAAAAGTATACGTTAAGTAACGGGCTGTGGCAGTACCTTCAAAATTACGCTGAAAAGCATAGAGCAAAAGGAAATGGTTTTGGATACGGATTAGTTGGTCCCAATGATGTGGCACGTACTTTGTCAGCTAGGTACTATAAAGATGGATCTGAAATTCTTATAAGGCAAGAGGGGCGAAATCCTCGACGGTTAACTCCACGTGAATGTGCTAGGTTAATGGGGTTCGATCGCATTGGGCAAGATCCTTTCAACATCCCAGTCTCTGATACTCAAGCATACAAGCAATTTGGTAATTCAGTTGCTGTTCCGGTTGTAGAAGCTGTAGCTAGATATATGATGCCTTATATTCTGCGATTATCTAGTAGAAATGCTAGGAGAAGAAGAACAGCTAATGTTGAGCAACTACGATTATTTGGCGCGACAACAACAGAAGAAATCGTTGTTTGATTTCAAGGTAGAGAGACATGTCATACGGGATAGTATCAAGAAAATAAGCCGATTATTCCTATGTACTAGGTATAATCGGCTTATTCCTTTTACAACTATTAATCCAGTTAAATAGGGCATGTTAATGAGTCCCCCTTTTAGATGTCCCTTAGCTATGTGCTGCATCGTAATAATCTTCTTTCTCTCTTCCAATTATCCTTTACATACAATCGTATTGTTTTACTATATATCCTTATTTCTAAAAAATATCTTTAAATTTCCATTTACTGATGATGTAATGAAAATGAAATAAAAAAATTTGAGGACTGATAGTTTATGAGAAGAGGATATTTATCACAGTATTTTGAAGGGGTGGCCATAAAGAGACTTCGTACGGTAGAGGTCAACGCGGATGTATCCAACCAGCATGAACTTAATGGGGTAAGGATGCTACGAAGTCTGTTAGGTGACCAACGGTTAACTGACTATCCGGCTAATTTTTTATGGTTAGGAGGGGAAAATGAGGCGATTTCAGATCAAAGTAGTGTGACATGGTATGATTCAAGAGAAAAACAAACACATCGGTCTTCCGAGTACAGACTGTACTTCAAGAAAAATGATGTGATGGACCTAGCTCAAGAAAATGATCTTATGATTATTGCAAGAAGATCAAACGGCCAA from Ammoniphilus sp. CFH 90114 includes the following:
- a CDS encoding CBO0543 family protein produces the protein MKYTYQDLLDAREKLSEITYTFWLEHDLFTWRWWFLLAMLIIPWLIWWRFWDKARFKTIAIAGLIAMTLAVFFDDLGVNTMSWSYPYQLVRVAGRLNVIDVTVIPIMFMILYQYFSKWKGYFIALLVAGAFGGYVGEPFLKWLDLYHKLDWTKWQSALSYIGIGIMVKGITDWLIKQEKHT
- a CDS encoding site-specific integrase translates to MELVEPIRDRKKIQSMKTYLKGKNIRDYALFVLGINVGLRIGDLLSLKVGDVVDANGKVHDRIRLREQKTEKLRIFVIGESGCKAIKDYIDYRKGCCLDEPLFPSRKGTGPIQRGQARKILSSAAKAVGIMDPIGTHSLRKTFGYWAYKSGQDIVRLQALFNHVSPKVTLAYIGITQEEIEEVYLSVNL
- the dcm gene encoding DNA (cytosine-5-)-methyltransferase; the encoded protein is MTTNNLTEFARLRERSGLSIDQTAHFLGKTVQTIRRWERGSSNPTAKTMEHMSIIADVQSGEDVRGINAFRFIDLFAGIGGVRKGFESIGGQCVFTSEWDDACRKTYEANFACDHTISGDIRDVDLDNVPTYDVLLGGFPCQPFSIAGVSKKNSLGVEHGFRCDTQGTLFFDVAQMIDYHRPAAFLLENVKNLVSHDKGRTFEVIMRTLKEELGYHVDFKVIDAKGWVPQHRERIFIVGFREDVGFSFDNLAINSPTEGPRLHSILHPEDGSEVEEVPYTIGANAEVAEKYTLSNGLWQYLQNYAEKHRAKGNGFGYGLVGPNDVARTLSARYYKDGSEILIRQEGRNPRRLTPRECARLMGFDRIGQDPFNIPVSDTQAYKQFGNSVAVPVVEAVARYMMPYILRLSSRNARRRRTANVEQLRLFGATTTEEIVV